One window of the Salvelinus sp. IW2-2015 unplaced genomic scaffold, ASM291031v2 Un_scaffold4448, whole genome shotgun sequence genome contains the following:
- the LOC112077304 gene encoding proteoglycan 4-like isoform X2 → MKSEDQSRQTKHNVQNKFKREEDAAPVPVSDSTREPPETRMSKKKTTFPRPPVTQDAEKFHDGPTDTSSPNTIPKRRCLFPTLMSEPDPDPLSEPEPIPLSEPGPVPLSEPAETSEPQQKAGIFNPPATTRLKRTRKLEPAPGLSEPAPGLLSEPPESMKSAEMEIPGPPATKRLKRTRKLEPAPLSEPPDTRKSKKKKIIPGPPATQQVKRSRCPPSPWTPNLVEIRRRPPTATPPTCEIGVTTFTLRSKVATSPTLKSGVATSPSSGEAFSTSPERKKMRKKNRKRARCSGAAVPTPPERKMKKRARCCPVPLNNPLSVCRSQRATQGRKACVWCKQENEWMKTIWQCEACQVALCLIPGRNCFRAWHKTHKWNDEVMFSLFS, encoded by the exons ATGAAAAGCGAGGACCAGAGTAGACAGACCAAGCATAATGTCCAGAATAAGTTCAAGAG GGAAGAGGACGCAGCTCCGGTCCCTGTGTCTGACTCCACCAGAGAACCACCAGAGACCAGGATGTCAAAGAAGAAGACGACTTTCCCCAGACCACCTGTCACACAGGATGCAGAGAAGTTTCATGATGGCCCAACTGACACCAGTAG CCCCAATACCATCCCAAAGAGAAGGTGCCTTTTCCCAACCCT GATGTCTGAGCCAGACCCAGACCCTCTCTCTGAGCCAGAGCCAATCCCTCTCTCTGAGCCAGGCCCAGTACCTCTCTCTGAGCCAGCAGAGACCAGCGAGCCCCAGCAGAAGGCAGGAATCTTCAACCCACCTGCCACAACGCGACTGAAGAGGACCAG AAAGTTGGAGCCAGCCCCAGGCCTCTCTGAGCCAGCCCCAGGCCTTCTCTCTGAGCCACCAGAGAGCATGAAGTCAGCGGAAATGGAGATCCCAGGTCCACCTGCCACAAAGAGACTGAAGAGGACCAG GAAGTTGGAGCCAGCCCCTCTCTCTGAACCTCCAGACACCAGGAagtcaaagaagaagaaaataatcCCTGGCCCACCTGCCACTCAGCAAGTGAAGAGATCCAGATGTCCTCCCAGCCCCTGGACCCCTAACCTAGTGGAGATTAGACGTAGGCCACCTACAGCCACACCCCCTACCTGTGAGATAGGTGTAACTACATTTACCTTGAGATCTAAGGTAGCGACAAGCCCTACCTTGAAGTCAGGTGTAGCCACATCCCCATCTAGTGGTGAAGCCTTTTCCACATCCCCTgagaggaagaagatgaggaAGAAGAACAGGAAGAGGGCCAGGTGCAGTGGTGCGGCCGTTCCCACCCCCCctgagaggaagatgaagaagagggCGAGGTGCTGCCCTGTCCCGCTGAACAAccccttgtctgtctgtcggtcgcaGAGGGCCACCCAGGGCAGGAAggcctgtgtgtggtgtaaacAGGAGAACGAGTGGATGAAGACCATCTGGCAGTGTGAGGCCTGTCAGGTGGCCCTCTGTCTCATACCCGGCAGAAACTGCTTCAGGGCCTGGCACAAGACTCACAAGTGGAACGATGAAGTcatgttcagtctgttttcttaa
- the LOC112077304 gene encoding proteoglycan 4-like isoform X1 encodes MKSEDQSRQTKHNVQNKFKSPKVTRRLKRCLWLFPPLDLEEDAAPVPVSDSTREPPETRMSKKKTTFPRPPVTQDAEKFHDGPTDTSSPNTIPKRRCLFPTLMSEPDPDPLSEPEPIPLSEPGPVPLSEPAETSEPQQKAGIFNPPATTRLKRTRKLEPAPGLSEPAPGLLSEPPESMKSAEMEIPGPPATKRLKRTRKLEPAPLSEPPDTRKSKKKKIIPGPPATQQVKRSRCPPSPWTPNLVEIRRRPPTATPPTCEIGVTTFTLRSKVATSPTLKSGVATSPSSGEAFSTSPERKKMRKKNRKRARCSGAAVPTPPERKMKKRARCCPVPLNNPLSVCRSQRATQGRKACVWCKQENEWMKTIWQCEACQVALCLIPGRNCFRAWHKTHKWNDEVMFSLFS; translated from the exons ATGAAAAGCGAGGACCAGAGTAGACAGACCAAGCATAATGTCCAGAATAAGTTCAAGAG TCCAAAAGTCACCAGACGACTGAAAAGGTGTCTTTGGCTTTTCCCACCTCTTGACCT GGAAGAGGACGCAGCTCCGGTCCCTGTGTCTGACTCCACCAGAGAACCACCAGAGACCAGGATGTCAAAGAAGAAGACGACTTTCCCCAGACCACCTGTCACACAGGATGCAGAGAAGTTTCATGATGGCCCAACTGACACCAGTAG CCCCAATACCATCCCAAAGAGAAGGTGCCTTTTCCCAACCCT GATGTCTGAGCCAGACCCAGACCCTCTCTCTGAGCCAGAGCCAATCCCTCTCTCTGAGCCAGGCCCAGTACCTCTCTCTGAGCCAGCAGAGACCAGCGAGCCCCAGCAGAAGGCAGGAATCTTCAACCCACCTGCCACAACGCGACTGAAGAGGACCAG AAAGTTGGAGCCAGCCCCAGGCCTCTCTGAGCCAGCCCCAGGCCTTCTCTCTGAGCCACCAGAGAGCATGAAGTCAGCGGAAATGGAGATCCCAGGTCCACCTGCCACAAAGAGACTGAAGAGGACCAG GAAGTTGGAGCCAGCCCCTCTCTCTGAACCTCCAGACACCAGGAagtcaaagaagaagaaaataatcCCTGGCCCACCTGCCACTCAGCAAGTGAAGAGATCCAGATGTCCTCCCAGCCCCTGGACCCCTAACCTAGTGGAGATTAGACGTAGGCCACCTACAGCCACACCCCCTACCTGTGAGATAGGTGTAACTACATTTACCTTGAGATCTAAGGTAGCGACAAGCCCTACCTTGAAGTCAGGTGTAGCCACATCCCCATCTAGTGGTGAAGCCTTTTCCACATCCCCTgagaggaagaagatgaggaAGAAGAACAGGAAGAGGGCCAGGTGCAGTGGTGCGGCCGTTCCCACCCCCCctgagaggaagatgaagaagagggCGAGGTGCTGCCCTGTCCCGCTGAACAAccccttgtctgtctgtcggtcgcaGAGGGCCACCCAGGGCAGGAAggcctgtgtgtggtgtaaacAGGAGAACGAGTGGATGAAGACCATCTGGCAGTGTGAGGCCTGTCAGGTGGCCCTCTGTCTCATACCCGGCAGAAACTGCTTCAGGGCCTGGCACAAGACTCACAAGTGGAACGATGAAGTcatgttcagtctgttttcttaa